Proteins encoded together in one Leptolyngbya sp. CCY15150 window:
- a CDS encoding ribbon-helix-helix protein, CopG family, whose protein sequence is MTTQKRQTSIYLPDPMREAIQAIAEREQRSFTFVVEMLLREALEARDTGKKG, encoded by the coding sequence ATGACTACCCAGAAGCGACAAACCAGTATTTACCTACCAGACCCCATGAGAGAGGCCATTCAAGCGATCGCAGAAAGAGAGCAGCGATCGTTTACGTTTGTGGTGGAAATGCTGTTGAGGGAGGCTTTAGAAGCAAGGGATACCGGGAAGAAGGGGTAG